A part of Rhodamnia argentea isolate NSW1041297 chromosome 8, ASM2092103v1, whole genome shotgun sequence genomic DNA contains:
- the LOC115730083 gene encoding BTB/POZ and MATH domain-containing protein 3-like — MAAKHEESLSRMSFDIASGSSTLLIPNFSQAPSPGVDKFLSSKVFAAGGYNWAIRFFPGGRNPEDSDYLSAYIALLSEGWEAHARALFVLWVEDQSGYDNHLVFTNFESYLVSLDYPLMRGYMWGNPMFSKRDHSKVLRFIKDDCLILHCTVGVVKTRLEEPIRYRVVVPPPDIGRGMKALLDSGLGMDVNLIVGHEIFKAHKVILAARSPRFRDEFFDPTGDGNKKNLTLKDVDPPIFQAILEFIYTDEFPDISISKIAGSTSHFSSTNALLRLMVAADLYRLNRLRLLCESRLTEHITTDTVAAIIALADQHQFHKLKAICLKFATNPANMGAVMESERFKSLEEKCMEELLAVSIQNTHGKHGPGQNLSDIVGSGNITLPTNDGELRRWKIKAGKALYALAVSIENELMQHIKRAQTLKEVWDNLVALFARLNDVKLQRLKNES; from the exons ATGGCCGCCAAACACGAGGAGTCCCTCTCCAGAATGTCCTTTGACATCGCGAGCGGCTCGTCCACGCTTCTAATCCCCAACTTCTCGCAGGCGCCGTCTCCGGGAGTGGACAAATTCTTGTCCAGCAAGGTGTTTGCCGCCGGCGGGTACAACTGGGCGATCCGATTCTTCCCCGGCGGTAGGAACCCTGAAGACAGCGACTATCTGTCGGCATACATCGCGCTGTTGAGTGAGGGCTGGGAGGCGCACGCGAGGGCGTTGTTTGTGCTCTGGGTGGAGGACCAGAGCGGATACGACAACCACCTGGTCTTCACAAATTTCGAATCCTACCTTGTGAGCCTTGATTACCCCCTCATGCGCGGATACATGTG GGGAAACCCTATGTTCTCCAAGAGAGATCATTCCAAGGTATTGCGGTTCATCAAGGACGACTGCCTTATCCTGCACTGCACCGTTGGAGTCGTGAAGACCCGACTTGAGGAGCCCATACGCTACAGAGTAGTTGTTCCGCCGCCGGACATTGGTCGGGGTATGAAGGCCCTCTTGGATTCTGGATTGGGTATGGACGTCAATCTCATAGTTGGCCACGAAATTTTTAAAGCCCACAAAGTGATTCTGGCTGCTCGATCTCCGAGATTCAGAGATGAGTTTTTCGATCCGACGGGCGACGGCAACAAGAAGAATCTCACTTTGAAGGACGTGGATCCTCCTATTTTCCAG GCAATATTAGAATTCATCTACACCGACGAGTTTCCCGACATCAGCATCAGCAAGATCGCGGGCTCGACCTCTCATTTTTCATCCACCAATGCGCTGTTGCGTCTAATGGTTGCTGCTGACCTCTACCGTCTCAATCGGTTGAGACTATTGTGCGAGTCAAGGTTGACCGAGCATATCACCACCGATACGGTGGCCGCTATAATTGCATTGGCTGATCAGCATCAATTCCACAAGTTGAAGGCGATATGCCTGAAATTTGCCACAAATCCGGCAAACATGGGAG cCGTGATGGAATCGGAACGGTTCAAGAGCCTAGAGGAGAAGTGCATGGAGGAGCTCTTGGCTGTGAGCATTCAGAACACTCATGGGAAGCATGGTCCG GGACAAAACTTGTCGGATATCGTTGGCAGTGGCAACATCACACTACCCACGAACGATGGCGAATTAAGGAGATGGAAGATCAAAGCGGGTAAAGCTCTTTACGCTCTTGCTGTGTCTATTGAAAATGAATTAATGCAACACATCAAGAGAGCACAAACTCTAAAGGAGGTCTGGGATAACTTGGTAGCACTTTTCGCAAGGTTGAACGACGTCAAGTTGCAAAGGTTGAAGAATGAATCGTAG
- the LOC115730085 gene encoding mannose-1-phosphate guanylyltransferase 1-like, whose amino-acid sequence MKALILVGGFGTRLRPLTLSVPKPLVDFANKPMILHQIEALKAIGVSEVVLAINYQPEIMLNFLKDFESKLGIKITCSQETEPLGTAGPLALARDKLLDDSGEPFFVLNGDVISNYPLKEMIEFHEAHGGEASIMVTEVDEPSKYGVVIMEESTGRVEKFVEKPKLFVGNKINAGIYLLNPSVLDRIQLRLTSIEKEVFPKIAAENQLYAMVLPGFWMDIGQPRDYITGLKLYLDSTRKKSSEKLATGPHIVGNVLVHDTAKIGEGCLIGPDVAIGPGCVVESGVRLSCCTVMRGVRIKKHACISSSIIGWHSTVGQWARVENMTILGEDVHVGDEIYSNGGVVLPHKEIKSSIWKPESVM is encoded by the exons ATGAAGGCTCTAATTCTAGTTGGTGGATTTGGGACTCGGTTGAGGCCCCTGACGCTTAGTGTCCCCAAGCCACTTGTTGACTTCGCTAACAAGCCCATGATCCTGCATCAG ATAGAGGCACTCAAGGCCATTGGAGTGAGTGAAGTGGTTTTGGCTATCAATTACCAACCAGAG ATTATGCTGAACTTCTTGAAAGACTTTGAGAGCAAGCTTGGGATTAAGATCACGTGCTCACAAGAAACTGAGCCACTTGGAACTGCTGGCCCTCTTGCTTTGGCAAGGGACAAGTTGCTGGATGATTCTGGTGAACCGTTTTTTGTTCTCAACGGTGATGTGATAAGCAATTACCCACTCAAAGAAATGATTGAATTCCACGAAGCCCATGGGGGAGAGGCCTCTATAATGGTAACAGAG GTGGATGAGCCATCAAAGTATGGTGTGGTGATCATGGAAGAGTCAACTGGTAGAGTTGAGAAATTTGTGGAAAAGCCAAAACTGTTTGTTGGCAACAAAATTAATGCCGGAATTTACTTGCTGAACCCCTCGGTCCTTGATCGGATCCAACTGAGGCTTACTTCCATCGAGAAGGAGGTTTTCCCCAAGATTGCAGCCGAGAATCAGCTCTACGCGATGGTCTTACCTGGGTTCTGGATGGACATTGGACAGCCGAGGGATTACATCACAGGGCTGAAACTCTACCTTGACTCAACCAGAAAGAAGTCATCAGAGAAATTGGCCACTGGACCCCACATTGTCGGCAATGTCTTGGTGCACGATACCGCTAAGATTGGCGAGGGATGTCTGATTGGTCCTGATGTGGCAATTGGTCCAGGCTGTGTGGTCGAATCGGGAGTTAGACTATCTTGCTGCACAGTCATGCGCGGAGTCCGCATCAAGAAGCATGCTTGCATTTCCAGCAGCATCATAGGATGGCACTCGACGGTCGGGCAGTGGGCCAGGGTGGAAAACATGACTATACTGGGGGAAGATGTCCATGTTGGGGATGAAATCTACAGCAACGGAGGCGTCGTCCTCCCGCACAAGGAGATCAAGTCTAGTATTTGGAAACCAGAGTCCGTCATGTGA
- the LOC115732509 gene encoding probable 2-oxoglutarate-dependent dioxygenase AOP1, producing the protein MGSMAELKLPVIDFSSRAQLEWTAVRDEVKRALETYGCFETRFEKVPVELQKSTLGPAQDLFDLPLQTKLRSISTKPYHRYFGQCPTVPLFKSMGIDNADMYEKVDRFTTAIWPKGHPNFSKTMQAFSEKLSEVDKTTRRMISESLGVEKYLDEHINSSNYLVRLLKYAVPQATDTKLGLTSHTDKNFLTILGQIEADGLQVQSKDGEWFNVQPSMNSFIVMIGDSLHAWVNGRLHSLHHRVMMSGNKARYSVGLFTVPKCGYIIKAPDELVDEEHPVLFKPFDHGELLKFYYTEAGQRAESVLKTYCGV; encoded by the exons ATGGGATCAATGGCGGAATTGAAGCTCCCAGTCATAGACTTCTCGAGCCGCGCGCAGCTCGAGTGGACTGCTGTGAGGGATGAAGTGAAGCGGGCGCTAGAAACTTACGGTTGCTTCGAAACCCGGTTCGAGAAGGTGCCCGTTGAACTGCAAAAGTCAACGCTTGGCCCTGCCCAAGATCTATTCGACTTGCCCTTGCAGACCAAGCTCCGGAGTATATCGACGAAGCCCTACCACCGCTATTTCGGGCAGTGCCCCACGGTCCCGCTCTTCAAGAGCATGGGGATCGACAATGCCGACATGTACGAGAAGGTGGATCGCTTTACCACTGCCATATGGCCCAAGGGACATCCGAATTTTAG CAAAACCATGCAAGCGTTCTCGGAGAAGCTATCGGAGGTGGATAAGACGACAAGGAGGATGATCTCGGAGAGCCTTGGCGTCGAGAAATACTTGGACGAACACATCAACTCCAGCAACTACCTTGTTCGTCTCTTGAAGTACGCAGTGCCTCAAGCCACTGACACTAAGCTCGGCCTCACCTCTCACACGGACAAGAACTTCCTCACCATCTTGGGTCAGATTGAAGCCGATGGCCTCCAAGTCCAGAGCAAAGACGGCGAGTGGTTCAACGTTCAGCCCTCGATGAACTCTTTCATCGTCATGATAGGAGACTCGCTCCAC GCGTGGGTAAATGGTAGATTACACTCTCTGCACCACCGAGTCATGATGAGCGGGAACAAGGCAAGGTACTCGGTCGGACTTTTCACGGTGCCAAAGTGCGGGTACATAATAAAAGCACCCGACGAATTGGTGGATGAAGAGCATCCCGTGCTCTTTAAGCCCTTCGATCATGGGGAATTATTGAAGTTCTACTACACTGAAGCTGGACAAAGAGCTGAATCTGTCCTCAAAACTTATTGTGGTGTTTGA
- the LOC115730080 gene encoding probable 2-oxoglutarate-dependent dioxygenase AOP1, whose protein sequence is MIRRMILESLGIEKYSDEHMNSTYNLLRVMKYEGPQTTDAKLGLHSHTDKKMVTILCQNEVNGLEVQTKDGKRQTALSGTLSHDERERGKVLGRTVLGSEGGCIVKAPEELVDEEHPLLFKPFHHLEFEGVLQH, encoded by the exons ATGATAAGGAGGATGATCTTGGAGAGCCTAGGCATCGAGAAATACTCGGACGAACACATGAACTCGACCTACAATCTTCTGCGGGTCATGAAGTACGAGGGGCCTCAAACCACTGACGCCAAGCTCGGCCTCCACTCTCACACGGACAAGAAAATGGTCACCATCTTGTGCCAGAATGAAGTCAACGGCCTCGAAGTCCAGACCAAAGATG GTAAACGGCAGACTGCACTCTCCGGGACACTGAGTCATGATGAGCGGGAACGAGGCAAGGTACTCGGTCGGACTGTTCTCGGTTCCGAAGGTGGGTGCATAGTAAAGGCGCCCGAGGAATTGGTGGATGAAGAGCACCCTCTGCTCTTTAAGCCCTTCCATCATTTGGAGTTCGAGGGGGTTCTGCAACACTGA